Sequence from the Methanosarcina siciliae T4/M genome:
GCCCTATGCGCTTCACTCTGGAGACATCTCCATCGAAAACTATCTTTGTGTTTTCTACGGAGTCGTTACCTTCTACCTCTACATTAAAGAAGTCTCCGAGGGGGTAATGTCCGTTTCCGTACCAGACAGGGATCGCCTTAATCTCTTCTGCGGGCTTGCCGGCAAAGTTGTCAGGATTTATATTATCGGCTTCGATGGGGATTTTATTTGCCTTTTTGAGGGAAAGTTTTACGACCTGCATTTAGAACACCCCCTCCGTTTCGATTTCAACAGGCTTCTGGAGGTACGAGTCCTCAACCATATAATTGGCTTTACTCACGGTGTAGTACTTCCTGAATTTGCGGTCTATATCTTTCTGCATCGCAGTATCGACTCTTTCCGGAACTTTCGCATTCACCCAGTAAGTTTTTCCTTTCGGGGTGGCTTCGATTTCTCCGTCCTTTACAACGATTTCCCCGCCTTTCAGAGTATATGTTGCACCTGAAAAAGCTTGCTTAACCTTTGCGTACTCTGTCGAGGGGTCAACCTGGTCAGGCAGGAGGTCATAGATTGCAATGTCTGCATCCGAGCCAACTTTCAGGTTTCCTTTCTCCGGCCTGCTGTATATCTTTGACTGGGTGCTCCTTGTCATGACGGCAAGCTCATAGAAGTCCAGTTCCCTGTCGATCCCGGGCAGTACCATCCTGTCAAGAGCCATCTTGGAAAAGCCTGAGATAACCTCTGCTCTCCTCTTTGCGCTCATAAGGTAGGTAAAAGCTTCAGGATAGTTAACGAAAGAACCGCCGTTGGGGCTGTCGGTTGTGAACATGATTTTCCAGGGGTCCTTTACGAGCAGGGCGAGTTCAAGCCCTATTGCCCACTGGACTGCGTTTACGAAACTTTTTGGGGAATAAAACAGAGGAACGACTCCGGACGCATCTTCCAGTTCGATGTCCTGATTGCTCCATTTTTCGTGCAGCATTCTTGAATTTGCGTATTCCACAGGTCCGTCTGCAGTCATTGTCACTGCAGGGCCAAAGATTACCTGCCCGAGGTCAAAAGTCAGGTGGTCCGCCCCGTTGACATAGTCTGCAACCATCGGGGCTCCGGTCTCAAAGTCCCTCCAGGAAGTCCCAGCGTAGGCATTGAACTGCACGTGAGTTACATGCAGGGCCTGTCTGTCCCGGCTCGGCTTAACCTTCTCAAGGAGCTTCATGGTTTCTATGGTGGTTTCATAGTTTCCGGGCTTTCCGAGGTTGTTGCAGTGCACGTGTATGGAGTGAGGGAGTTGCAGGCGCTCGTTAGCTTCTACGAGCCCCATAAGGATCTCTGCAGGAGTTACATCAAAGTTAGGGACAGGGTCGTAAAGGCCGCTTACGTTCCTTCCCCAGCCCCAGGCTTCTCCGCCTCCGGGGTTTACAATCTTTACGCCATAGCCTCTTGAAGCTTTCAGGCCCCAGGCAATGTAAGCTGCAAGTTTTTCAGGTTCCTTGTCCCGGATATATTCCATAACCTGCCAGTTGCTCCCGAAGAGAGAAAGCCCCATTTTGTCAAGGATAGGGATTTCCTTAAACTCCTCATGGGTGTGCCTTGCGGCAAGCAGGGGGATTGCAGCTTCACAGATAGTTGTGTACCCGAGTTTTGCATACCTGTACCCGATTGCGTAAGTATTGGGGGTGTTGTACCCTACCTGCGCTCTTGTCTTTTCGGTGCGTGCAACCTGGCCCGAAAGTCCGGGTACAGGGTTTTTCCTTGCATCATTCGGATTGATGAAACGGCCTACGTTAATTTTTCCTGCGCTGTGGGTGTGCCCGTCAAAGCCTCCTGCCATGGTGAGCTTGCCTGCTGCATCGATTACCTTAGCATTTCCGGAGACGCTCTCTACGATCTTTCCGTCTCTGATGCAGATGTCCATGGGCTCGCAGTTAATTCCCTGCGCAGGGTCACAGACACTGGCGTTTTTAATCAGAATCTCCGACATCTTACGCACCTCTCTTCAGTTCCCTGACCTTTGCAGTCAGGTCTTTTACGATTTCTTCGTCGGTCTTAAACTTGGTATCAATCAGTTTCTTCATGCGGAGGGAGATTGCATCCATACGGTAAGCCGTACCTTCGGCTTCGATTCCTACGATTGCCGATGGGATTACCACGTCTGCAATTTCGGTTGTCGGGTTGGCATACGGGTCGATCTGGATTACAGGAATCCTTGCAAGGTGCCTGACTGCTTTTTGCGGGAAGTGGGCTCCTGCATCAGCTGCAGCTATAATTGCAGCATCCGGCTCCCCGCGCACAAGCAAGTCGTTTGCTCCGGTTTCTCCGGGGTTGTAGTATGGATAGCCTCTGGCAAAGTCGATTGCCATCGGGAAACCGGTTTCCCAGGTAGCTACCTGCCCGAAACCGGTAACGTTATAGTGCCCGCGCATCCCGATCATCACGGCTTTAGTGTGCTGGTTAAGATCTGAAATCAGAGAGGACATAGCGTCTCCGTTCTTGTATTTGGAGCGGGATTGGGTGACTCCCATACCAAAGAAAATACAGACGAACTTTGCATTCTTCAGGGTCTCTGCAAGTTCAAGGACTTCAGCCTTTGAGATGCCTGCAACCGTCTCCGGAATAACGTCTTCGTGCCCGTTTATGATTGAACGAAGGGCGGTAACGAGAAGAAAGTCCGACCCCTGGTCAATCTCTACGTATTTATCAGCCAATTTTGCAGTGTCAGTTTTCCTGACATCAACAACTATCATTTTCCTGCCTTTCCGCCCTTTTTCGGTAAAGAAGCCTTTTGAAAAGCTGGAGTAACGGGACATATGCCTGGGGTGGGCATGGACAGGGTTGCAGCCCCAGAAGACGATTAAATCTGCCCTGTTCTTTATTTCTCCAAGGGAAGCTGAAGGAGAACCTTTTTCCTGGGCAGCAAGGGCTGACGGCCCGTGGCAAACGTTTGCTGTAGAATCTATAACCGAGCCGGTTTCTTCGGCAAGTTGAATTGCACCGCCAACGGTTTCACAGGAGGTGGAGCACCAGCCGTAGGAAAGGGTCCTCCTGGAATTTACGAGAATTTTTGCGGCAGCTTCGATTGCCTCTTCATAGGAGACAGGGACAAGTTCTCCGCCTTTTCTGATCATCGGGGTTTCGATCCTGTCGTGTTCGAACATACCGACAAACTTGCTGTGCCCGAGGATGCAGGCGTTTTCTACCTTCGTGATCTTGTTGTCCTCAACAGTGACCGTGATATCGTCGCAGAGGGACCCGCAGAGGGAACATACTGCGTCTTTAATTACTGGCATATTTTTTCCTCCGATTTTTTCGGTTTTCTCCGGTATCTGATGAAATGTGAATTTCTTGTTTCAGGAGGATCTGGAATTCAGTCTTCCAAATACTTCCTCATAAGGGCCTTCATTTCCAGGGGCTTTTCTTCCGTAGCTTCAATTTCAGCAGGGACACCTTTGAATCCGGGCATTCCGCAGCCGTGGGTGTCAGGGTCCAGTACGGCGTTTGCCCAGGGGCCCATGGGAATAAAGGCAAGCCCTTCAGGGTTTCCGTCGTTTGCCTTTGCAAATACCACCACTTCCCCAAATTCGGTGGTAACTTTCAGGCTGTCACCTTCCGAGACACCCAGTCTCTCGAGGTCAGCAGCGTTCAGCTCGCAGTAAGCACAGGCATCAAAGTAGCCTTTATGCGTCTTTGCTTCCAGATGTGCGCCCTGGTCGGCGGTCCTTCCGGATATAAGATTTGTTTTTATTTTCATGGAAATTCCTCATCTGGGGTGTAACAGAGTTTCGATAAAGAGTTTCAATAAGCTGGATCGTTATCATGGCTGAGTCTTTTTAATGGTTAATTCTCAGGCTTAAAACGGTTCAGAAGGCCGTTGATAACATTCAAATCAAGTCACGGACCGGATTCATAGCCGAGGTCCTTCTTTTGAGAGCGTCCCCCTGAAAGGTTCGGTTTACAGGATCTTTTTTCAGGTCTCACAGTTCCAATATCTATACTATCTGGATCCGGATCATTCAGGGGTTACTTTCCTGGGTTTCCCTTGTTTTTAAAAATCCATTTGAAATATAGTTATTATATCATTTAAATTATATATTTATTCGTTATACTGGCCATACTCCAATAATCCCTTTTATTATATATTACCATATTATGTTACGTTCAACATAACATGCTTACTGTTACTCTTTCCATTCCCAAAATCCTGCTGTTCTGTCTGTTTTATTTTTCCTGCCGCATTCCGAAACAGCAAATTATGGGTTATGGGGCCGATTATTGATTAAATCTGTAAAAACGAGTACAAGCTTTAGCACATACTTCTTTTATGAAAAAATAATGAGAGATTCGCAGGCTTCTGGTTTACGGACTCACTCCATCATCATCAAATAATAAAAACAGATCGCATTCCCCTCTTCCGATCGTTACCCTTTAATATATGTTAATACATCTGTGTGTTGCAAGCCCGGATAGCCTAGTCGGTTGGGGCGCCAGACTCATAGGGACTTTATATGAGGCGTCTTTAATCTCCTGAGATATCTGGAGGTCGCGTGTTCGAGTCACGCTCCGGGCACCTGATTTTTTTCCGTATACTCAATTATTTCCCTATTAAAAGGCTAAAAATGCTTTTAATTTCCGCAAACTCCATCACAGGTCTTTTTTTACATTGAACATCTCATCGAGATAAGCGCAAATTCACGAAATACGAGTCTCATATACCTGATATTTTCCACTTCATCCTCTGAATCCTCTTCTCGTTCAAAAAGGCTGAAGTTCCTTATTTGTTCTTTTGTAGTATTCGAGTGAAAATCGAAGACTTTTATTTGAAGTTCCTACCTAAATTTGTTAGACATGTCTGATTGTTCATATACATTCATACTATCGATGAAAATAGTTTCTCTTCTGGAGATATAACGAGGTCATCTTTAAATTATCGATCAAGCGATGCTTTTCGACCTTATTCAGCAACATGAGATGTGAAATTTCTTTCTCTGTTAAGCGCGAAAACCATGTTTCTAATTTATCTAATGTTTTTCTTTCTTGTTAATGATTCATTCCTTATCTATTCTGATATCAATTATAACCTGAATGCAAAACTTGTTATCTCTTTGAGCGGATTTTAACATTAAATTTGGTTCCATAATTTTGGATAGGACTACATACACTTACATACACTTGAACTGAAAAAGGAAACATTAAGCCGTTAAATATCTAAAGTGTAAATTCAAACCAGATACATGGATGTATTAAGGACACAGTAAAATTCGATCTCAGAAGATTAAGAAAAAAGT
This genomic interval carries:
- a CDS encoding formylmethanofuran dehydrogenase subunit A — encoded protein: MSEILIKNASVCDPAQGINCEPMDICIRDGKIVESVSGNAKVIDAAGKLTMAGGFDGHTHSAGKINVGRFINPNDARKNPVPGLSGQVARTEKTRAQVGYNTPNTYAIGYRYAKLGYTTICEAAIPLLAARHTHEEFKEIPILDKMGLSLFGSNWQVMEYIRDKEPEKLAAYIAWGLKASRGYGVKIVNPGGGEAWGWGRNVSGLYDPVPNFDVTPAEILMGLVEANERLQLPHSIHVHCNNLGKPGNYETTIETMKLLEKVKPSRDRQALHVTHVQFNAYAGTSWRDFETGAPMVADYVNGADHLTFDLGQVIFGPAVTMTADGPVEYANSRMLHEKWSNQDIELEDASGVVPLFYSPKSFVNAVQWAIGLELALLVKDPWKIMFTTDSPNGGSFVNYPEAFTYLMSAKRRAEVISGFSKMALDRMVLPGIDRELDFYELAVMTRSTQSKIYSRPEKGNLKVGSDADIAIYDLLPDQVDPSTEYAKVKQAFSGATYTLKGGEIVVKDGEIEATPKGKTYWVNAKVPERVDTAMQKDIDRKFRKYYTVSKANYMVEDSYLQKPVEIETEGVF
- a CDS encoding formylmethanofuran dehydrogenase subunit B, which translates into the protein MPVIKDAVCSLCGSLCDDITVTVEDNKITKVENACILGHSKFVGMFEHDRIETPMIRKGGELVPVSYEEAIEAAAKILVNSRRTLSYGWCSTSCETVGGAIQLAEETGSVIDSTANVCHGPSALAAQEKGSPSASLGEIKNRADLIVFWGCNPVHAHPRHMSRYSSFSKGFFTEKGRKGRKMIVVDVRKTDTAKLADKYVEIDQGSDFLLVTALRSIINGHEDVIPETVAGISKAEVLELAETLKNAKFVCIFFGMGVTQSRSKYKNGDAMSSLISDLNQHTKAVMIGMRGHYNVTGFGQVATWETGFPMAIDFARGYPYYNPGETGANDLLVRGEPDAAIIAAADAGAHFPQKAVRHLARIPVIQIDPYANPTTEIADVVIPSAIVGIEAEGTAYRMDAISLRMKKLIDTKFKTDEEIVKDLTAKVRELKRGA
- a CDS encoding molybdopterin dinucleotide binding domain-containing protein, producing the protein MKIKTNLISGRTADQGAHLEAKTHKGYFDACAYCELNAADLERLGVSEGDSLKVTTEFGEVVVFAKANDGNPEGLAFIPMGPWANAVLDPDTHGCGMPGFKGVPAEIEATEEKPLEMKALMRKYLED